In the genome of Neodiprion pinetum isolate iyNeoPine1 chromosome 2, iyNeoPine1.2, whole genome shotgun sequence, one region contains:
- the 128up gene encoding GTP-binding protein 128up has translation MSTILEKIASIEAEMARTQKNKATSGHLGLLKAKLAKLRRELITPKGGGGGGEQGFEVAKTGDARIGFVGFPSVGKSTLLSTLAGVYSEVAAYEFTTLTTVPGCIKYKGAKIQLLDLPGIIEGAKDGKGRGRQVIAVARTCSLIFIVLDVLKPLGHKKLIEHELEGFGLRLNKQPPNITFRKKDKGGINLQTMCVQSELDLDTVKSILSEYRIHNADITLRYDATSDDLIDVIEGNRVYVPCIYLLNKIDQISIEELDVIYKIPHCVPISAHHKWNFDDLLEKMWEYLQLVRIYTKPKGQLPDYNSPVVLNIERRSVEDFCNKLHRSIAKEFKYALVWGSSVKHQPQKVGKDHILCDEDVVQVVKRV, from the exons ATGAGCACTATATTGGAAAAGATCGCCTCGATCGAGGCCGAG ATGGCTCGGACCCAAAAAAACAAGGCGACGTCCGGCCACTTGGGTCTTCTTAAGGCAAAGCTAGCCAAACTTAGAAGAGAACTGATCACCCCCAAGGGAGGCGGTGGAGGCGGAGAACAGGGTTTCGAAGTAGCCAAAACCGGTGACGCTAGAATTGGGTTTGTCG GATTTCCATCCGTTGGCAAATCAACCTTGCTCAGCACTCTTGCCGGTGTTTATTCCGAGGTAGCTGCATATGAATTCACTACCCTCACTACCGTCCCTGGTTGCATCAAGTACAAAGGAGCTAAAATTCAG CTTCTAGATCTTCCTGGTATTATCGAAGGTGCTAAAGATGGCAAGGGTCGAGGAAGACAGGTTATCGCAGTTGCACGTACATGCAGCcttatatttattgtattaGATGTCCTCAAGCCCCTTGGTCACAAGAAGCTTATTGAACATGAACTCGAGGGATTCGGTCTGCGGCTGAATAAGCAACCTCCAAATAttactttcagaaaaaaagataaggGTGGAATCAATCTACAAACCATG TGCGTACAATCCGAACTCGATTTAGACACCGTAAAATCTATCCTCTCAGAGTACAGGATTCACAATGCGGACATAACTCTCCGCTACGACGCTACTTCGGATGATCTTATTGATGTTATTGAGGGTAATCGCGTCTATGTACCCTGCATTTACCTTCTCAACAAAATAG ATCAAATTAGTATCGAGGAGTTGGAcgttatttacaaaataccaCACTGTGTACCAATCTCTGCCCACCATAAATGGAATTTTGAtgatttacttgaaaaaatgtgGGAGTACTTGCAACTTGTGAGAAT TTATACAAAACCAAAAGGCCAGCTTCCTGATTACAACTCGCCAGTTGTATTGAACATCGAGCGAAGATCAGTCGAGGATTTTTGCAACAAACTGCATCGTTCCATTGCTAAAGAGTTCAAATA cGCGCTTGTTTGGGGCTCATCGGTAAAGCACCAGCCTCAAAAAGTTGGAAAAGATCATATCTTATGTGATGAAGATGTTGTACAAGTTGTTAAGAGAgtgtga
- the Drep2 gene encoding uncharacterized protein Drep2: MRMPAEELRSKRPFKIWDSWRNVRKGLVVSNFEELLHRGKEKLGVPQNEKVSLVLESDGTQVEDGEYFKTLANNTILLLLRHGERWCPTGVDIIRAAISAIPKIVCETIHALELHDETPSWKIMDNKGRVTVVLHWDQRSSSQVQQQQQQQQGGKSQDGQSSKYSPTKKSELISGGQRPSLVIQTSLDKLQNYGGSAGVGSGGGPRYSSPQITVINHDDMVQKSFTSPSHSSYGPILASSLLPGSSSSGPSTSGSRLVKQGTNSFDSTTIHIHTPECSNHIHQPVARNGSPVNGADGGSAAECDFHCCALHEEGRRIAVHKSVATSPIQDAQHQTPSPQPQSSLSDGTRRSGVIKGHVRFRDDESEAGPSHQYRAGSSSGQFHGHGGSHTHHHHNHLHQDHDSSESETENTIMEDEVVTSEKFLLLIDQLTVDQKHHLSIKDIGIILERLSSKILDVERLDRESENDGCYNWTIKAVIRGDVLRELGVIYNGNYYAISEHPGYREELEENNEDNDDDDDDDDEEEEEEDRL; the protein is encoded by the exons ATGCGAATGCCAGCAGAG GAGTTACGGAGCAAAAGACCTTTTAAGATATGGGACAGTTGGCGAAACGTAAGAAAGGGACTGGTCGTTAGCAATTTTGAAGAACTGTTACACCGCG gtaaagaaaaattggGCGTTCCCCAAAATGAGAAGGTCTCTTTAGTGCTCGAATCGGATGGTACGCAGGTCGAGGACGGGGAATATTTCAAGACTTTAGCGAACAACACGATACTGCTACTCCTGCGACATGGTGAAAGGTGGTGTCCCACTGGCGTTGACATCATTCGGGCTG CGATTTCGGCGATACCGAAAATAGTCTGCGAAACGATCCACGCGTTGGAGTTGCACGATGAGACGCCATCCTGGAAAATTATGGACAATAAAGGACGTGTCACAGTGGTGCTCCACTGGGATCAGCGGTCATCGTCGCAGGttcaacagcagcagcaacagcagcagggGGGAAAGTCACAGGACGGTCAGAGCTCGAAATATTCTCCAACGAAGAAGAGCGAACTGATTTCGGGTGGTCAGAGACCGTCGTTAGTGATACAGACGAGCTTGGACAAGCTGCAGAATTA tgGTGGTAGTGCCGGTGTTGGTAGTGGTGGTGGTCCTCGTTACAGCAGCCCTCAAATAACTGTGATAAATCATGACGATATGGTACAGAAGAGTTTTACTAGTCCGAGTCATAGTTCCTACGGTCCGATTCTGGCCTCCAGCTTATTACCGGGATCGTCAAGCAGCGGGCCTTCTACATCTGGTAGCCGTCTCGTTAAGCAGGGTACCAACTCGTTCGACAGTACCACAATCCATATCCACACACCAGAGTGTTCGAATCACATCCATCAGCCTGTAGCGAGGAACGGTAGTCCCGTGAACGGTGCCGACGGAGGAAGCGCGGCCGAGTGCGATTTTCACTGCTGCGCGCTCCACGAGGAGGGTCGTCGTATAGCGGTTCACAAATCCGTTGCGACATCGCCTATCCAGGACGCCCAACATCAGACGCCGTCGCCGCAGCCGCAGTCCTCGCTTTCGGACGGCACGAGGCGTTCCGGGGTGATAAAAGGGCACGTCAGGTTCCGGGACGACGAGAGCGAGGCGGGACCCAGTCACCAGTACCGTGCCGGAAGTTCGTCGGGTCAGTTCCACGGGCACGGAGGTTCCCATACCCATCACCATCACAATCATCTGCACCAGGATCACGACAGCTCCGAGTCTGAAACGGAGAATACGATAATGGAGGACGAGGTAGTGActtcggaaaaatttttacttctcatCGATCAGCTCACGGTAGATCAGAAGCACCATCTTAGCATCAAGGATATCGGTATTATACTAGAAAGGCTAAGCTCGAAGATACTGGACGTCGAGAGATTGGACAGGGAGAGCGAGAACGATGGATGTTACAACTGGACTATTAAGGCCGTTATTAGGGGCGACGTGCTCAGGGAACTAGGTGTTATTTACAACGGGAATTACTACGCCATCTCGGAACACCCCGGGTACAGGGAGGAGCTCGAGGAGAATAACGAGgataacgacgacgacgacgacgacgacgatgaggaggaggaggaggaagataGACTTTAA
- the dila gene encoding centrosomal protein of 131 kDa yields MINIQHPRVVTKPPISNFAMSDNGMAHGLPMQRCNSAEDHVRNSNPSRFCETNGGLDSKKGEYLKEAETHPNQINAMIENIGYDLKKLQTTSDFNQNVIEPNSCSFDQLCSMINDLEKNLSGNEAQLNIDSNTTGSFVNNEGGHFYGNDQDYSINQLQPEKDYSNQSCGSSLSTYEDIMSLLGILNHEGYLEDVPNNRAYAHSKNIEATLNSRSIPCCNNQGIHPTQTHIPETIKDDLATLRLQLEERDETLKILKNELKSQRHSACEKLELQKKQHCTELQTQKTKYQTTIKRHQKFIEQIISDKKNLTEKCNSLTEHIKEMEVKYHRELKVVADRHAVELRRARELCAASEKIRRERWLEAKTSKIKEMTVKGLEPELRSMVEQHQQELQEIRSAHIKELQDTELRTIRRSNQQLEQLRLELTASHEKLLSSEKDILRTRYQEKLEQQENLFQEQRRKLLDDLEREKNLLAQEHKRLNAERDAAISQARSQFNEKINTLIRQHQIEKKAVQESLRVEQETWMENCRRQHNMKLEKMETRLRDECNRERDRQIELAIERLEKETLDMKTSLQQSSENRLRCMREKYEAELQDLNNSKELLTSKVTSVQERLTETTTQLQITEGKLQQCMIQLSNSKQSVDQLTIERDDAKKIVRKEIEMEKRELENKIASLHRELTENNSNRDVQMAQLYSRVKLIVTQKDLAIGKFAKEIDEAKKRCDHLEKLLDQQRKDYVLQSL; encoded by the exons ATGATCAACATACAGCATCCAAGGGTTGTCACTAAGCCCCCGATTAGTAACTTTGCCATGTCCGATAACGGAATGGCACATGGCTTGCCCATGCAGAGGTGCAATTCCGCAGAAGACCACGTACGGAATTCAAACCCGTCAAGATTCTGCGAAACTAACGGAGGACTGGATTCCAAAAAAGGCGAATACCTGAAAGAAGCAGAGACCCATCCCAATCAGATTAATGCTATGATTGAAAACATTGGATACGACTTAAAAAAGCTGCAAACTACTAGTGATTTTAATCAGAATGTCATCGAGCCAAATTCTTGCTCCTTCGATCAGCTTTGCTCGATGATCAATgatctggaaaaaaatttatctggAAATGAAGCACAACTGAATATCGATTCAAATACCACTGGAAGTTTTGTCAACAACGAAGGGGGCCACTTTTATGGAAACGATCAAGACTATTCCATCAATCAG CTTCAACCGGAGAAAGATTACTCCAATCAATCATGCGGGTCTTCTCTGTCAACTTACGAGGACATCATGTCTCTGTTAGGGATTTTGAACCACGAAG GATACCTTGAAGATGTTCCAAACAATCGAGCTTACGCGCATTCAAAGAATATTGAAGCAACACTGAATAGTCGATCTATTCCATGCTGTAACAATCAAGG AATTCATCCCACACAAACCCATATACCTGAAACGATAAAGGACGATTTAGCGACTCTTAGGTTGCAATTGGAAGAACGGGATGAgactttaaaaattttaaaaaatgaattaaaatcaCAAAGGCATTCTGCTTGCGAGAAGCTAGAATTGCAAAAAAAGCAGCATTGCACTGAACTGCAGACTCAGAAGACAAAATATCAGACGACGATAAAGAGGCATCAGAAATTTATCGAGCAAATAATATcagataagaaaaatttgactgaGAAATGCAACTCCTTGACTGAGCATATCAAAGAAATGGAAGTGAAATATCATCGGGAGTTAAAAGTTGTGGCTGATAGACACGCGGTGGAACTCCGACGAGCTAGAGAACTTTGTGCCGCTTCTGAAAAGATCAGACGCGAACGTTGGCTAGAAGCAAAAACTTCTAAAATAAAG GAAATGACTGTGAAGGGGCTAGAGCCAGAACTGCGAAGTATGGTAGAGCAGCATCAGCAGGAGCTTCAAGAAATACGCAGTGCTCACATCAAAGAGCTTCAGGATACCGAGCTGCGGACAATTCGCCGCTCAAATCAACAGCTGGAGCAGTTGCGTCTTGAGCTAACTGCGAGCCATGAAAAGTTATTGAGTAGCGAAAAAGATATTCTCAGAACAAG GTATCAGGAGAAACTAGAACAGCAagagaatttatttcaagaaCAGCGGCGCAAACTGCTGGACGATCttgaacgtgaaaaaaatctgctaGCTCAAGAACATAAACGACTCAATGCTGAGAGAGATGCTGCGATAAGTCAAGCACGTTCACAATTCAAT GAAAAAATCAATACTTTAATACGACAGCATCAGATCGAGAAAAAAGCTGTTCAAGAATCACTTAGGGTCGAACAAGAGACATGGATGGAAAACTGCAGGAGACAGCACAatatgaaattagaaaaaatggaaacacgGCTGAGAGATGAGTGCAATCGAGAGCGTGACAGACAAATAGAACTGGCTATTGAAAGGCTCGAGAAGGAAACTCTTGACATGAAAACTAGTCTTCAGCAAAGTTCGGAAAACCGGCTCAG atgtatgagagaaaaatatgaGGCAGAGCTACAAGACTTGAATAACAGCAAAGAATTGCTGACAAGTAAAGTGACCTCCGTGCAGGAACGCCTCACAGAGACTACGACGCAGCTTCAAATAACTGAGGGAAAACTTCAGCAGTGTATGATCCAGCTAAGTAATTCTAAACAG AGCGTAGATCAATTGACGATTGAGAGAGACGATGCAAAGAAGATTGTTAGGAAGGAAATTGAGATGGAAAAACGAGAACTGGAGAATAAAATAGCCTCTCTTCACCGCGAActtactgaaaataattctaatAGAGATGTTCAAATGGCTCAACTTTATAGCAG GGTCAAGTTAATAGTAACGCAGAAGGATCTGGCAATAGGGAAATTCGCCAAAGAGATTGATGAAGCAAAGAAGAGATGCGATCATCTGGAAAAATTATTAGATCAACAGAGGAAGGATTACGTACTTCAGTCTTTATAG
- the Rabex-5 gene encoding rab5 GDP/GTP exchange factor isoform X2, which yields MYSIKTPTLRIDEADLKCKNGCGYFGNEEWQGYCSKCHREHLQKQRAQREHARIHESDSSSKTTVHGFYKFEEKKRQQEKKTKLLKLSVFRKTATKTQGFSEIWQELVKDNPELDKVKSETRDLLVQIAKTPAEKDVRKCIHSFVNNILQMKDIKSVEELSELTQNFYQVFAKRMENSPNYADVSPETKERLLDYIERYTMTLLYRILFCPPSTTDEDKDLAIQNRIRQLNWVSGKNLECRIHETSSDVRELVYTSITDLLNMDSVKAPQEKLACVVHCCRNIFVLLQQSVGGPASADEFLPALIFIVLKANPARLKSNINFITRFCNASRLMTGEGGYYFTNLCCAVSFIENLTAESLNMPQKDFDAYMSGARVPASTWESALTMCESIHLMCEHITLLDELKTKNLEIIAESDELKKKMIQFPEKVEAEVDAAITRTPLIITPSQRIPTNLDCVDAESYQLPPPIIPQIYPQTLNDETNETLTSHVGDYNGPSIEDCITPSPTFDFPAFDSDGGLHGSKGDDDTSLISLDTQCDLTAEESYLQDRDASDSLLDESQASGTNLPSPLKPVCSLREDYHGFSIQGSNIPTIPCNTGDLSHNTSDLEADNYSGYFHNI from the exons ATGTACTCGATCAAGACGCCGACTCTCCGCATTGACGAGGCCGATTTAAAGTGCAAAAATGGTTGTGGATATTTTGGAAACGAAGAATGGCAAGGCTACTGTAGCAAATGTCACAGAGAACATTTGCAAAAGCAACGGGCTCAAAGAGAACACGCCCGCATTCACGAAAG tgATTCAAGCTCTAAGACTACCGTGCACGgtttttacaaatttgaagaaaagaagcgacagcaagaaaagaaaactaaacTATTAAAGCTGTCAGTCTTTCGCAAGACCGCAACGAAAA CTCAAGGTTTTAGCGAGATATGGCAGGAGCTGGTTAAGGATAATCCTGAACTTGACAAAGTGAAATCGGAGACCCGTGACCTTCTGGTACAGATCGCTAAGACTCCGGCTGAGAAAGATGTACGAAAGTGTATTCATTCCTTCGTGAACAACATCTTACAAATGAAGGATATTAAGAGCGTTGAGGAGCTATCCGAACTAACTCAGAACTTCTATCAAGTATTTGCCAAGCGAATGGAAAACAGTCCCAATTACGCAG aTGTTTCTCCAGAAACAAAAGAACGACTACTAGACTACATCGAAAGATACACTATGACCTTACTCTATAGGATACTTTTCTGCCCGCCATCAACTACAGATGAGGACAAGGACCTTGCTATTCAAAACAG AATACGGCAGTTGAATTGGGTGAGCGGAAAGAATCTGGAGTGTCGAATCCACGAAACTAGTTCTGACGTGAGAGAGCTTGTTTACACCTCAATAACAG atttattaaatatgGACTCTGTAAAAGCACCGCAAGAGAAGCTTGCCTGTGTTGTTCATTGTTGtagaaatatatttgtacTACTGCAACAATCTGTTGGGGGTCCAGCTTCAGCCGATGAATTTTTACCGGCGCTTATATTCATTGTGCTGAAAGCTAATCCTGCAAGATTGAAAAGCAACATAAATTTCATCACCCGATTCTGTAATGCTAGCAGATTAATGACTGGTGAAGGAGGTTACTACTTCACAAATTTG TGTTGCGCAGTATCCTTCATAGAAAATCTTACTGCCGAGTCATTAAACATGCCTCAGAAAGATTTCGATGCATATATGTCAGGAGCACGCGTTCCAGCGAGCACATGGGAATCTGCTCTCACTATGTGCGAG aGTATACACCTGATGTGCGAACACATAACACTGCTGGAtgaattgaaaacgaaaaatttggaaatcatAGCAGAATCCGATGAgcttaagaaaaaaatgatacaattCCCAGAAAAAGTTGAGGCGGAAGTTGACGCTGCGATAACTCGCACTCCCCTTATTATCACGCCGAGTCAAAGGATACCGACTAATCTTGACTGCGTTGATGCAGAGAGCTACCAGCTACCACCACCAATTATACCACAA ATTTACCCTCAAACCCTGAACGACGAAACAAATGAAACACTGACATCTCACGTTGGTGATTACAACGGACCTTCGATCGAGGATTGCATAACACCATCTCCAACTTTTGATTTCCCAGCCTTTGACTCAGATGGTGGTTTGCATGGAAGTAAAGGGGATGACGATACCAGCCTAATTAGCTTGGATACACAATGCGATCTTACAGCAGAAGAATCGTATCTACAAGACAGAGACGCCTCTGATAGTTTGCTAGACGAATCGCAAGCATCGGGCACTAATTTACCATCGCCTCTAAAACCAGTTTGTTCTCTACGTGAAGATTACCATGGATTCTCAATCCAAGGTTCTAACATTCCCACGATCCCGTGCAACACTGGTGATCTTTCTCACAACACTTCGGACTTGGAGGCAGATAACTATTCTGGCTACTTTCACAACATTTGA
- the Rabex-5 gene encoding rab5 GDP/GTP exchange factor isoform X1, giving the protein MYSIKTPTLRIDEADLKCKNGCGYFGNEEWQGYCSKCHREHLQKQRAQREHARIHESDSSSKTTVHGFYKFEEKKRQQEKKTKLLKLSVFRKTATKTQGFSEIWQELVKDNPELDKVKSETRDLLVQIAKTPAEKDVRKCIHSFVNNILQMKDIKSVEELSELTQNFYQVFAKRMENSPNYADVSPETKERLLDYIERYTMTLLYRILFCPPSTTDEDKDLAIQNRIRQLNWVSGKNLECRIHETSSDVRELVYTSITDLLNMDSVKAPQEKLACVVHCCRNIFVLLQQSVGGPASADEFLPALIFIVLKANPARLKSNINFITRFCNASRLMTGEGGYYFTNLCCAVSFIENLTAESLNMPQKDFDAYMSGARVPASTWESALTMCESIHLMCEHITLLDELKTKNLEIIAESDELKKKMIQFPEKVEAEVDAAITRTPLIITPSQRIPTNLDCVDAESYQLPPPIIPQVQNIDIYPQTLNDETNETLTSHVGDYNGPSIEDCITPSPTFDFPAFDSDGGLHGSKGDDDTSLISLDTQCDLTAEESYLQDRDASDSLLDESQASGTNLPSPLKPVCSLREDYHGFSIQGSNIPTIPCNTGDLSHNTSDLEADNYSGYFHNI; this is encoded by the exons ATGTACTCGATCAAGACGCCGACTCTCCGCATTGACGAGGCCGATTTAAAGTGCAAAAATGGTTGTGGATATTTTGGAAACGAAGAATGGCAAGGCTACTGTAGCAAATGTCACAGAGAACATTTGCAAAAGCAACGGGCTCAAAGAGAACACGCCCGCATTCACGAAAG tgATTCAAGCTCTAAGACTACCGTGCACGgtttttacaaatttgaagaaaagaagcgacagcaagaaaagaaaactaaacTATTAAAGCTGTCAGTCTTTCGCAAGACCGCAACGAAAA CTCAAGGTTTTAGCGAGATATGGCAGGAGCTGGTTAAGGATAATCCTGAACTTGACAAAGTGAAATCGGAGACCCGTGACCTTCTGGTACAGATCGCTAAGACTCCGGCTGAGAAAGATGTACGAAAGTGTATTCATTCCTTCGTGAACAACATCTTACAAATGAAGGATATTAAGAGCGTTGAGGAGCTATCCGAACTAACTCAGAACTTCTATCAAGTATTTGCCAAGCGAATGGAAAACAGTCCCAATTACGCAG aTGTTTCTCCAGAAACAAAAGAACGACTACTAGACTACATCGAAAGATACACTATGACCTTACTCTATAGGATACTTTTCTGCCCGCCATCAACTACAGATGAGGACAAGGACCTTGCTATTCAAAACAG AATACGGCAGTTGAATTGGGTGAGCGGAAAGAATCTGGAGTGTCGAATCCACGAAACTAGTTCTGACGTGAGAGAGCTTGTTTACACCTCAATAACAG atttattaaatatgGACTCTGTAAAAGCACCGCAAGAGAAGCTTGCCTGTGTTGTTCATTGTTGtagaaatatatttgtacTACTGCAACAATCTGTTGGGGGTCCAGCTTCAGCCGATGAATTTTTACCGGCGCTTATATTCATTGTGCTGAAAGCTAATCCTGCAAGATTGAAAAGCAACATAAATTTCATCACCCGATTCTGTAATGCTAGCAGATTAATGACTGGTGAAGGAGGTTACTACTTCACAAATTTG TGTTGCGCAGTATCCTTCATAGAAAATCTTACTGCCGAGTCATTAAACATGCCTCAGAAAGATTTCGATGCATATATGTCAGGAGCACGCGTTCCAGCGAGCACATGGGAATCTGCTCTCACTATGTGCGAG aGTATACACCTGATGTGCGAACACATAACACTGCTGGAtgaattgaaaacgaaaaatttggaaatcatAGCAGAATCCGATGAgcttaagaaaaaaatgatacaattCCCAGAAAAAGTTGAGGCGGAAGTTGACGCTGCGATAACTCGCACTCCCCTTATTATCACGCCGAGTCAAAGGATACCGACTAATCTTGACTGCGTTGATGCAGAGAGCTACCAGCTACCACCACCAATTATACCACAAGTACAAAATATTGAT ATTTACCCTCAAACCCTGAACGACGAAACAAATGAAACACTGACATCTCACGTTGGTGATTACAACGGACCTTCGATCGAGGATTGCATAACACCATCTCCAACTTTTGATTTCCCAGCCTTTGACTCAGATGGTGGTTTGCATGGAAGTAAAGGGGATGACGATACCAGCCTAATTAGCTTGGATACACAATGCGATCTTACAGCAGAAGAATCGTATCTACAAGACAGAGACGCCTCTGATAGTTTGCTAGACGAATCGCAAGCATCGGGCACTAATTTACCATCGCCTCTAAAACCAGTTTGTTCTCTACGTGAAGATTACCATGGATTCTCAATCCAAGGTTCTAACATTCCCACGATCCCGTGCAACACTGGTGATCTTTCTCACAACACTTCGGACTTGGAGGCAGATAACTATTCTGGCTACTTTCACAACATTTGA
- the Hsepi gene encoding D-glucuronyl C5-epimerase B, whose protein sequence is MLYMMMRVNLKTLLLVLVASVCSSLLTLWYYCGLKNSDWKSTLQYKHSVLDRASNELPGNEEIDCYINGEYSIGCRKEGDEVYLPFSFIHKYFEIYGKLATYDGLQRFEWSHSYSKLVSPKGKYDPRGVFMYFENYNVEVRERVKCVSGSDGVPISTQWESQGYYYPTQIAQFGLSHYSKNLTEPEPHKKTIEDSDKTQQTWTVPQGSVVSRQYDKLVNSYVMKYATPETSSSGISLKFDHVLDLVLKLDLCTKDNGSVTVVLQSREKKDVYYLHYTTRNLVMHTRDNHIYYGIGLSNNRWKHLTRDLVVDLQKGLNLNDKTKKKLSRSKLKAIKMILYGSGMIDNVTLSTSEHMEQFYDAARWLAANQNVTSGGWPNPVRRKVATGMATLEPGWYSSMGQGHAISVLSRAYYHSGEKRYLQAAIRGLRPFRLSSAKGGVAASFLGKYIWYEEYPTTPSSFVLNGFIFSLLGLYDLKTIALGKDADEASALFDQGMASLKSMLTLYDMGSRTTYDLRHFTLRTAPNLARWDYHAIHVNQLLLLSTIDNDPIFTTTAERWIGYMNGKRAAHN, encoded by the exons AT GTTGTACATGATGATGAGAGTCAACTTGAAGACATTGCTGCTTGTCCTCGTTGCCTCTGTTTGCAGCTCTTTATTGACCTTGTGGTACTACTGCgggttaaaaaattcagattgGAAATCAACCCTGCAGTACAAA CACAGTGTACTTGATCGGGCTAGTAATGAACTCCCAGGAAATGAAGAAATCGACTGTTATATCAACGGCGAATATTCTATTGGGTGTCGAAAAGAAGGGGATGAAGTTTACTTGCCATTCTCATTCATCCATAAGTACTTTGAG atataTGGAAAGCTTGCAACATATGACGGTCTACAGAGATTCGAGTGGTCTCACAGCTACTCTAAGCTAGTGAGTCCAAAGGGTAAATACGACCCGCGAGGGGTGTTTATGTACTTTGAGAATTACAATGTTGAGGTTCGAGAAAGAGTAAAGTGTGTGAGCGGAAGTGATGGAGTGCCAATTTCCACTCAATGGGAAAGTCAGGGTTACTATTATCCAACACAGATTGCCCAGTTCGGGCTTTCCCATTACAGTAAGAACCTGACCGAGCCAGAACCacataaaaaaacaattgaggATTCCGATAAGACTCAACAAACTTGGACGGTTCCTCAGGGGTCGGTGGTTTCGAGACAATATGATAAACTGGTCAACAGTTATGTTATGAAATATGCCACTCCAGAAACTAGCAGCTCTGGTATATCACTGAAGTTTGATCACGTGCTTGACCTGGTACTGAAATTGGACTTGTGCACTAAGGACAATGGCAGCGTCACCGTTGTACTTCAATCTAGGGAAAAAAAGGATGTGTATTATCTGCACTATACAACAAGAAACTTAGTTATGCACACTAGAGACAATCATATTTATTATGGAATTGGTTTGTCCAACAACCGTTGGAAGCATCTCACTAGAGATCTAGTAGTTGATTTGCAGAAAGGGCTTAATTTGAATGACAAGACAAAGAAGAAATTGTCACGGTCGAAGCTGAAG GCCATCAAAATGATACTTTATGGTTCTGGAATGATTGACAATGTGACACTCTCGACCAGTGAACATATGGAACAATTTTATGACGCTGCTCGTTGGCTTGCTGCTAATCAAAATGTGACTTCAGGGGGTTGGCCCAATCCCGTTAGACGAAAAGTTGCTACTGGAATGGCGACCCTGGAACCTGGATG GTACTCCAGCATGGGTCAAGGGCACGCCATCTCAGTATTATCCAGAGCTTATTACCATTCTGGCGAGAAAAGATATTTGCAGGCAGCTATCAGAGGCCTACGACCTTTCAGATTGTCTTCTGCGAAAGGCGGAGTGGCTGCTTCTTTTCTTGGTAAATACATTTGGTATGAAGAGTATCCCACGACACCTTCTTCTTTTGTACTTAACGGTTTCATATTCTCACTGCTTGGCTTATACGATTTGAAAACAATAGCATTAGGCAAAGATGCCGACGAAGCATCGGCACTTTTTGACCAAGGTATGGCGTCGCTAAAAAGCATGCTGACACTCTATGATATGGGTTCAAGAACTACTTATGATTTACGTCACTTTACGCTCAGAACCGCGCCAAATTTAGCCAGGTGGGATTATCATGCAATACACGTCAATCAACTTCTATTACTAAGCACGATAGATAACGACCCAATTTTTACCACGACTGCTGAACGTTGGATAGGATATATGAACGGAAAACGTGCCGCACATAACTAG